One genomic region from Syngnathus typhle isolate RoL2023-S1 ecotype Sweden linkage group LG17, RoL_Styp_1.0, whole genome shotgun sequence encodes:
- the hexim1 gene encoding protein HEXIM1: protein MTEPAEQTDHLKSSSSPSGGSGGGGGGGGGGGGGSASKHPPAGNRGASPHNGDRGRQRSGKHHQDVNTDKLRGVCPGNESPNARDAPPPPPSSGGLHIDSDTGLVVDTRCQGRKRHRRRAAKKKRNWKPYYKLSWEERKAQDERETARASRLREEMFAKGLPVAPYNTTQFLMDEHDREEPDLNTEARRPEDTGSEEDLFEHDDEDDEDGSGGGGGGGGGGGGGGGGGGSSDGIGRPGNAGGEFLQRDFSETYEMYHVESLQNMTKQELVREYLELEKCMSRLEEENNRLRRAAAAVVEPGGMSVEEPLARLRELERELERLKAQNTELLLRNQPATDN, encoded by the coding sequence ATGACAGAACCAGCGGAGCAGACCGACCACCTGAAAAGTTCGAGCAGCCCATCAGGtgggagcggcggcggcggcggcggcggcggcggcggcggcggcggcagcgcctCCAAGCATCCCCCAGCCGGCAACCGCGGTGCATCGCCGCACAACGGCGACAGAGGGCGCCAGAGGAGCGGCAAACACCACCAGGATGTCAACACCGACAAGTTGAGAGGGGTGTGTCCCGGAAACGAGTCTCCCAACGCCAGGGacgcgccaccgccgccgccgtcttcgGGGGGGCTCCACATCGACTCGGACACCGGCTTGGTGGTGGACACCCGGTGCCAGGGCAGGAAGCGGCACCGACGCCGCGCTGCCAAAAAGAAGCGCAACTGGAAGCCCTACTACAAACTTTCGTGGGAGGAACGGAAGGCGCAGGACGAGCGAGAGACTGCCCGGGCGTCCCGCCTGCGCGAGGAGATGTTCGCCAAGGGGCTGCCGGTGGCTCCCTACAACACCACCCAGTTCCTCATGGACGAGCACGACCGCGAGGAACCGGATCTCAACACTGAGGCGCGGCGGCCAGAGGACACGGGCAGCGAGGAGGACCTTTTCGAGCAtgacgacgaggacgacgaggacgggagtggaggcggcggcggtggaggaggcggcggcggcggcggcggcggtggcgggggGAGCAGTGACGGCATCGGCAGGCCAGGCAACGCCGGCGGAGAGTTTCTCCAGCGGGACTTTTCCGAGACCTACGAGATGTACCACGTCGAGAGCCTGCAAAACATGACCAAGCAGGAGCTGGTGAGGGAGTACCTGGAGCTGGAGAAGTGCATGTCCCGCCTGGAGGAGGAGAACAACCGGCTGAggcgtgccgccgccgccgtcgtggAGCCCGGCGGCATGAGCGTGGAGGAGCCCCTGGCGCGCCTCCGGGAGCTGGAGCGGGAGCTGGAGAGACTCAAAGCCCAGAATACCGAGCTCCTGCTACGGAACCAGCCCGCCACGGACAATTAG